From a region of the Gammaproteobacteria bacterium genome:
- a CDS encoding sigma-54-dependent Fis family transcriptional regulator, translated as MTTNIKNLDTPSSLPIENDIEVVVIDDERHITHAIEQLLDLEGYKVRTFSDASQVLPLLSPQWTGVILSDINMPIMDGLTLLSKARVIDADLPIILLTGFGDITMAVQAMRDGAYDFIEKPFDNDLLLDVVRRAIEKRRLTLENRHLKVQLATISAIGPRILGDSAVMEQMRFMIHQILDTPADVLIHGETGTGKELVARYLHDNGNRRDGNFVAINCGAIPENLIESELFGAEAGAYTGVDKRRIGKFEYANGGTLFLDEIESTPLPLQIKLLRVLEERKVVRLGSNHSIDLDIRVIAATKVDLPQLSKSGEFRLDLYYRLNLLAVNIPALRDRSDDIPLLFSHFTRVASARYKREQIPITQQHLAQLRQHSWPGNVRELRNLAERYVLLGGDAAFNQHLGANEHAIHSNMTLQQRVGFFEKSLIQESLSNNNGCIKDCMHELSLPRKTLYDKIKKYHIERKEYVD; from the coding sequence ATGACAACAAACATCAAAAACCTTGATACCCCTTCGTCGCTGCCAATCGAAAATGATATCGAAGTGGTAGTTATTGATGACGAGCGCCATATAACGCACGCCATTGAGCAATTATTAGATTTAGAAGGTTACAAGGTCCGGACCTTTAGCGATGCCAGCCAAGTGCTGCCTTTGTTAAGTCCACAATGGACTGGCGTGATTTTATCGGACATTAACATGCCAATTATGGATGGCTTGACGCTGCTGTCCAAAGCACGGGTCATTGATGCCGACTTGCCAATAATTTTACTGACTGGTTTTGGCGATATAACCATGGCGGTGCAAGCGATGCGCGATGGCGCTTACGATTTCATTGAAAAACCTTTTGATAACGACCTGCTGCTCGACGTGGTGCGCCGTGCCATTGAAAAGCGCCGCTTAACCCTTGAGAATCGTCATTTAAAAGTACAGCTCGCGACTATCTCGGCTATTGGACCGCGTATTTTAGGTGACTCTGCGGTGATGGAACAAATGCGGTTTATGATCCATCAAATATTAGACACCCCAGCAGATGTCTTAATCCATGGTGAAACTGGGACAGGCAAAGAATTAGTTGCCCGTTACCTGCATGATAACGGCAACAGACGTGATGGTAATTTTGTTGCAATCAATTGTGGCGCCATTCCCGAAAACTTAATTGAAAGTGAGCTGTTTGGCGCTGAAGCTGGTGCCTATACCGGCGTTGATAAGCGCCGAATTGGCAAGTTTGAATATGCTAACGGTGGCACCTTGTTTTTAGATGAAATTGAAAGCACCCCGCTACCGCTGCAAATAAAACTGTTACGAGTGTTAGAAGAGCGCAAAGTGGTGCGACTGGGCTCTAACCACTCGATTGATCTTGATATTCGAGTGATTGCTGCAACTAAGGTTGATTTGCCGCAACTGTCTAAAAGTGGCGAATTTCGACTCGATCTCTATTATCGACTAAACCTGCTGGCGGTAAATATTCCAGCGTTGCGCGATCGCAGTGACGACATTCCGTTATTATTCTCTCACTTTACTCGTGTGGCATCAGCGCGTTACAAGCGAGAACAAATTCCAATCACCCAGCAGCATTTAGCGCAATTACGCCAGCATAGCTGGCCTGGCAATGTCCGAGAATTACGCAATTTGGCTGAGCGATATGTATTATTAGGTGGTGACGCCGCGTTTAACCAGCATTTAGGTGCAAATGAGCACGCGATCCACTCAAACATGACGCTGCAACAACGGGTCGGTTTTTTCGAAAAATCGCTGATTCAAGAGTCATTAAGCAATAACAACGGCTGCATTAAAGATTGCATGCACGAACTATCGTTGCCAAGAAAAACCTTGTACGACAAAATAAAAAAATACCATATCGAACGTAAAGAATACGTCGATTAG
- a CDS encoding transposase: protein MTRARNSQIDLDSTSYYHVINRCIKRSFLCGKDRYSGKNYEHRRQWLIDRIKKLATIYSIDIAAYAIMSNHYHLVLHVDKKLADSWTMDQVIERWYRLFKGNLLVDNYLNGDKLSPAHLQAVIDVSQVWRKRLHDISWFMKCLNEYIARASNKEDKCSGKFWEGRFKSQALLDEVALLSCMAYVDLNPIRAGVCDTLRTSEFTSIRERIIQYHSHQQHRKSNNTDVKVQAQPPSLLPFANSGGINDIPFKLDDYLELVSWSGRHVDPNKLGSIAGSEPIILNKLGIEQDTWLETIKNFRRKYGSFAGSANNLRSCAHAHGHEWYKGVG from the coding sequence ATGACTCGAGCGAGAAATAGCCAAATTGACCTAGACTCAACTTCTTATTATCACGTCATTAATCGTTGTATTAAACGCAGTTTTTTGTGTGGTAAAGACCGATATAGCGGTAAAAATTACGAACACCGTCGGCAGTGGCTTATCGATAGAATAAAGAAGTTAGCCACCATCTACTCGATAGACATCGCAGCCTATGCGATTATGAGTAATCATTATCATCTGGTATTACATGTCGATAAAAAGTTGGCTGATAGTTGGACTATGGATCAGGTGATTGAGCGTTGGTACCGACTTTTCAAGGGTAATTTGTTGGTTGATAACTACCTGAACGGCGATAAATTATCGCCAGCTCATCTGCAAGCTGTAATAGATGTCTCACAAGTCTGGCGTAAACGATTACATGATATATCGTGGTTTATGAAATGCTTAAATGAGTACATTGCTAGAGCATCCAACAAAGAAGATAAATGCAGCGGAAAATTCTGGGAAGGCCGCTTTAAATCACAGGCACTGCTCGACGAAGTTGCACTGCTAAGTTGTATGGCCTATGTAGATTTAAATCCAATCAGAGCTGGAGTCTGTGATACTTTACGAACAAGTGAATTCACCTCGATCAGAGAGCGAATTATTCAGTACCATTCTCATCAGCAACACCGAAAAAGCAATAACACTGATGTAAAAGTTCAGGCCCAACCACCTTCGTTGTTACCCTTTGCGAACTCTGGTGGGATTAATGATATACCTTTTAAATTAGATGATTACTTAGAGTTAGTCAGCTGGAGCGGTCGGCATGTTGACCCGAACAAACTTGGCAGTATTGCAGGTTCCGAGCCTATTATTTTAAATAAGCTCGGGATAGAACAAGATACTTGGCTGGAAACCATAAAGAATTTCAGACGGAAATACGGTAGCTTTGCTGGTAGTGCAAATAATTTACGCAGTTGTGCCCATGCTCATGGACACGAGTGGTATAAAGGCGTTGGTTGA